A genomic segment from Euleptes europaea isolate rEulEur1 chromosome 17, rEulEur1.hap1, whole genome shotgun sequence encodes:
- the LOC130489174 gene encoding protocadherin beta-16-like: MEIYSNNRQGWSIFLYFCMYWAICESFRYSVPEERKSGSLVANVLKDLKLDVKELVNRRARLVSEGTKQYFQLDPHSGDVLLKDRIDREALCGQKDPCVLLSEIVLENPVQVHRIEVEIEDVNDNSPQFSKKEFLLEMPEQTPLNTRFPLEIAKDADKGENAVQNYSISPNNHFSVDVQNRRDGSKYAELILQKQLDREEKAQCSLILSAVDGGSPRKTGTAKIVIDVLDANDNAPQFHQSVYKVKLMENCLPNIVVTTVNATDRDLGPFGDITFSFSQLPDNVARSFKLNKHTGELTVAGIIDYEENTNYEISIRATDGGGLSAYCKVIVEVEDRNDNAPEVTLTSLTSPLPEDSPIDTLVALFRITDRDSGDNGRTGCAIGKNLPFMLKTSENNYYQLVTQQSLDREKASEYNITITATDRGSPRLTSTRIINVQISDVNDNSPVFEKSRYEMQIRENNIPGLLLGLVHANDLDTDQNAKVTYSLLPGKVSDQPVSSYVSINSETGNLYAIRSLDYEQIKDFQVTVRAVDSGSSPLSSEVMVRVVVMDENDNAPFILYPLQNGTSPSNDLVPRGAEAGYLVTKVVAVDRDSGQNSWLSYELLKATEPGLFSVGAQNGEVKTMRAINKRDSLKQKLIIGVRDNGSPPQSTSATLSILLVDGFSDPYMKIVDIPKEEVVQEEDRNLTMYLVICLAVISFIFLVSVLVFIAIKIQKRRKFIETSTLNFPVGPNFPENCGDVDAGTLSRAYNYEVCLAGGSLNSEFRFLRPLFPVFSVEPPHKKEESRISSSQEVSSHAAEGQLMNQVRIQSTSYC; the protein is encoded by the coding sequence ATGGAAATATATTCCAACAACAGACAAGGTTGGTCTATTTTCCTCTATTTCTGCATGTATTGGGCAATATGTGAGTCCTTCCGTTATTCAGTGCCGGAGGAAAGGAAAAGCGGGTCTCTGGTGGCAAATGTGCTAAAGGATTTGAAATTGGATGTGAAGGAGCTGGTCAATCGAAGGGCGCGGCTAGTTTCTGAAGGCACCAAGCAATATTTCCAGCTGGATCCTCACTCTGGGGATGTGTTATTGAAGGACAGAATAGACCGAGAGGCTTTGTGTGGTCAGAAGGACCCTTGTGTCTTACTCTCAGAGATTGTGCTGGAAAACCCAGTGCAAGTGCACAGAATTGAAGTGGAAATAGAGGATGTGAACGACAACTCTCCCCAGTTCTCTAAAAAGGAATTCCTTTTGGAAATGCCTGAGCAAACTCCCCTGAATACTCGATTCCCGCTGGAGATTGCTAAAGATGCAGACAAAGGAGAAAATGCTGTTCAGAATTACTCAATAAGTCCTAACAATCATTTTAGTGTGGATGTGCAAAATCGCAGGGATGGTAGCAAATATGCGGAATTAATATTGCAGAAACAATTAGACCGTGAAGAGAAAGCACAATGTTCCCTGATTTTGTCAGCTGTTGATGGGGGAAGTCCGAGGAAAACAGGCACAGCAAAAATTGTTATTGATGTTCTGGATGCCAATGACAATGCGCCTCAGTTTCATCAGTCTGTGTACAAGGTAAAACTGATGGAAAACTGCCTGCCAAATATAGTTGTAACTACAGTGAATGCAACTGACAGGGATTTAGGCCCCTTTGGAGATATAACCTTTTCTTTCAGTCAGCTACCAGATAATGTGGCTAGATCATTCAAGTTAAATAAACATACTGGAGAACTAACCGTAGCTGGAATAATTGATTATGAAGAAAACACCAACTATGAGATAAGTATTAGAGCCACTGATGGAGGGGGGCTCTCGGCTTACTGCAAAGTCATTGTGGAGGTTGAGGACAGGAATGACAATGCTCCAGAAGTGACCCTCACATCCCTCACCAGTCCATTACCAGAAGATTCTCCTATTGATACACTGGTGGCCCTCTTCCGTATCACAGATCGAGACTCTGGAGATAATGGCAGAACTGGTTGCGCCATTGGGAAAAACCTACCATTCATGTTAAAAACCTCAGAGAATAACTATTACCAGCTGGTGACCCAGCAGTCCTTAGACAGAGAAAAAGCCTCAGAGTACAACATCACCATCACAGCCACAGACCGGGGCTCTCCCAGGCTCACTTCAACAAGAATAATTAACGTTCAGATCTCAGATGTCAATGACAACTCCCCAGTATTTGAAAAGTCAAGGTATGAAATGCAAATCCGAGAAAATAATATTCCTGGTCTTTTACTAGGATTGGTACATGCTAATGACCTGGATACAGATCAAAATGCCAAAGTGACCTATTCACTTTTGCCTGGGAAGGTCAGCGATCAACCTGTGTCCTCTTACGTCTCCATCAACTCGGAAACTGGGAATCTTTATGCCATCCGATCTCTGGACTATGAGCAGATAAAAGATTTCCAGGTGACTGTGAGGGCTGTGGACAGCGGgtcttctcccctgagctccgAAGTTATGGTTCGAGTTGTTGTCATGGATGAAAATGATAATGCCCCATTCATCCTGTACCCACTTCAGAATGGCACTTCCCCATCCAATGACCTGGTTCCTAGGGGGGCCGAGGCTGGCTACCTGGTCACCAAGGTGGTGGCCGTGGACAGAGATTCCGGTCAGAACTCTTGGCTTTCCTATGAGCTCCTGAAGGCCACAGAACCAGGCCTATTCAGTGTGGGGGCACAGAATGGAGAAGTGAAAACCATGAGAGCAATTAATAAAAGAGACAGCTTGAAACAGAAACTTATCATTGGAGTCAGAGACAATGGGAGCCCTCCCCAGTCCACCTCTGCAACGCTAAGCATTCTGCTTGTGGATGGTTTCTCTGACCCTTATATGAAAATAGTGGATATCCCAAAGGAGGAAGTGGTGCAGGAAGAAGACCGTAACCTGACTATGTATCTGGTCATATGCTTGGCTGTCATCTCCTTCATTTTTCTGGTTTCTGTGTTGGTGTTTATTGCCATCAAGATTCAGAAAAGGAGGAAGTTCATAGAGACCTCCACCTTGAATTTCCCAGTGGGACCGAATTTCCCAGAGAACTGTGGAGATGTTGATGCTGGAACCCTTTCCCGGGCTTACAACTATGAAGTGTGCTTAGCTGGTGGGTCTCTGAACAGCGAGTTCCGGTTTCTTAGGCCCCTTTTCCCAGTATTTTCTGTGGAGCCTCCTCACAAGAAGGAGGAATCAAGGATTTCATCTTCTCAGGAAGTTTCCAGTCATGCAGCAGAAGGTCAACTCATGAACCAGGTGAGAATACAATCGACATCTTATTGTTAA
- the LOC130489117 gene encoding protocadherin beta-16-like isoform X3, protein MEIHHNNRQGWSFFLYLCMCGAICESFHYSVLEEKKSGSLVANVLKDLKIDVKELSARGARLVSEGTKQYFQLDPHSGRLLLKDRIDREALCGQNNPCILLSEIVLENPLQVHRIEVEIEDVNDNSPQFSKKEFLFEISELTPTNTRFPLEKAQDLDKGENAIQNYTLSPNDHFTLDVQNHSDGSKYAELVLQKPLDREEDMHLLLILFAADGGTPKRTGTANVIIDVLDANDNFPQFGDSVYKVKLKENTPRDTLVTKVEATDRDFGSYGDITYSFSQVPENVLKAFNLNKHTGELTVAGTIDYEEEISCEINIKATDGGGLSAYCKVIVEVEDKNDNAPEVTLTSLTSPLPEDSPPDLVVALFRVTDRDSGDNGRTACTTEANLPFALKASVNNYYQLVTQQPLDRERVSEYNITITATDWGSPRLTSTRIINVQISDVNDNAPVFEKSTYEMQLRENNIPGLLIGFVQAKDLDRAQNAKVTYLLLPGKVRDQPVSSYVSINSETGNLYAIRSLDYEQIKDFQVSVRAVDSGSPPLSSEVMVRVVIMDENDNIPFILYPLQNGTTPSNDLVPRGAEAGYLVTKVVAVDRDSGQNSWLSYELLKATEPGLFSVGVQNGEVKTVRPINKRDNLKQKLIIGIKDNGSPPQSTSATLSILLVDGFSNPYMKMVDIPKDEMMQEEDRTLTMYLVICLAVISFIFLLSVLVFVAIKIQKRRKFVESSALNFPVGPNFPENCGDADAGSLSRAYNYEVCLAGGSLNSEFRFLRPLFPVFSVEPAQSQGVQRISTGSQEVPSHAAEGQLMSEARGAVSEDSAARSGGPGCAGNQAITANANIGQNDWLSYQ, encoded by the coding sequence ATGGAGATACATCACAACAACAGGCAAGGTTGGTCTTTTTTCTTGTATCTCTGCATGTGTGGGGCAATATGTGAATCCTTCCACTATTCAGTGCTGGAGGAAAAGAAAAGTGGGTCTCTGGTGGCAAATGTGCTAAAGGATTTGAAAATAGATGTAAAGGAGCTGTCTGCTCGTGGGGCCCGGCTGGTTTCTGAAGGCACCAAGCAATATTTTCAGCTGGATCCTCACTCTGGGAGATTGTTATTGAAGGACAGAATAGACCGAGAGGCTTTGTGTGGTCAGAATAATCCTTGCATCTTACTCTCAGAGATTGTGCTGGAAAACCCATTGCAAGTGCACAGAATTGAGGTCGAAATAGAGGATGTGAATGACAATTCCCCCCAGTTCTCTAAAAAGGAATTCCTTTTTGAAATATCTGAGCTTACACCAACAAATACCCGATTCCCTTTGGAAAAAGCTCAAGATCTAGACAAAGGTGAAAATGCGATTCAGAATTACACGCTTAGTCCTAATGACCATTTTACACTGGATGTGCAAAATCACAGTGATGGTAGCAAATATGCAGAGTTAGTATTACAAAAGCCATTAGACCGTGAAGAAGATATGCATCTATTACTGATTTTGTTTGCTGCTGATGGAGGGACCCCGAAGAGAACAGGCACAGCAAACGTTATCATCGATGTTCTGGATGCCAATGACAATTTCCCTCAATTTGGTGATTCTGTGTACAAGGTGAAACTGAAGGAAAACACCCCCAGAGATACACTTGTGACTAAAGTGGAAGCAACTGACAGGGATTTTGGTTCCTACGGGGACATCACTTATTCCTTCAGCCAGGTGCCAGAGAATGTGCTCAAAGCATTCAATCTAAACAAACATACTGGGGAACTTACTGTTGCTGGAACCATCGATTATGAAGAGGAAATAAGTTGTGAGATAAATATCAAAGCCACCGATGGAGGGGGGCTCTCTGCTTACTGCAAAGTCATTGTGGAGGTTGAGGACAAAAATGACAATGCCCCAGAGGtgaccctaacctccctcaccAGCCCCTTACCAGAAGATTCTCCCCCGGATTTGGTGGTGGCCCTCTTCCGTGTCACAGACCGAGACTCTGGAGATAATGGTAGAACTGCTTGCACAACTGAGGCAAACTTACCATTTGCGTTAAAAGCATCTGTGAACAACTATTACCAGCTGGTGACCCAGCAGCCCCTGGACCGAGAAAGAGTCTCAGAGTACAACATCACCATCACAGCTACAGACTGGGGCTCGCCCAGGCTCACTTCAACAAGAATAATTAATGTTCAGATCTCAGATGTCAATGACAATGCTCCAGTATTTGAGAAGTCAACATATGAAATGCAATTACGGGAAAACAATATTCCAGGTCTGCTGATCGGTTTCGTCCAAGCCAAGGACTTGGACAGAGCACAAAATGCCAAAGTGACCTATTTGCTGTTGCCTGGGAAAGTCAGGGATCAACCTGTGTCCTCTTATGTCTCTATCAACTCTGAAACCGGGAACCTGTATGCCATCCGATCACTGGACTATGAGCAGATAAAAGATTTCCAGGTGAGTGTGAGGGCTGTGGATAGCGGTTCTCCTCCCCTGAGCTCCGAAGTTATGGTTCGAGTTGTTATCATGGATGAAAATGATAACATCCCATTCATCCTGTACCCTCTTCAGAATGGCACCACCCCATCCAATGACCTGGTTCCCCGGGGGGCTGAGGCTGGCTACCTGGTCAccaaggtggtggcagtggaCAGAGATTCTGGTCAGAACTCTTGGCTCTCCTATGAGCTCCTGAAGGCCACAGAACCGGGTCTATTCAGTGTGGGGGTCCAGAATGGAGAAGTAAAAACCGTGAGACCAATTAACAAGCGAGACAACTTGAAACAGAAACTTATCATCGGCATTAAAGACAACGGGAGCCCTCCCCAGTCCACCTCTGCAACGCTCAGCATTCTGCTAGTGGATGGCTTCTCTAACCCTTATATGAAAATGGTAGATATCCCAAAGGATGAAATGATGCAGGAAGAAGATCGTACCTTGACTATGTATCTGGTGATATGCTTGGCTGTCATCTCCTTCATTTTTCTGCTTTCTGTGTTGGTGTTTGTCGCCATCAAGATTCAGAAAAGGAGAAAGTTCGTGGAGAGCTCAGCCCTGAATTTCCCAGTGGGACCGAATTTCCCAGAGAACTGTGGAGATGCTGATGCTGGATCCCTTTCCCGGGCATACAACTATGAGGTGTGCTTAGCTGGTGGTTCTCTAAACAGTGAGTTCAGGTTTCTCAGACCCCTCTTTCCTGTGTTTTCTGTGGAGCCTGCTCAGTCCCAGGGTGTTCAAAGGATTTCAACTGGTTCCCAAGAAGTTCCTAGCCATGCAGCCGAAGGGCAACTCATGAGTGAG
- the LOC130489117 gene encoding protocadherin beta-16-like isoform X6 produces the protein MEMHHYKQGWSFFLYLCMWGIVCESFHYSVPEEKKSGSLVANVLKDFKVDVKELVVRRAQLVSEGTKQYFQLDPHSGNVILQDRIDREALCGQKDPCVLLSEIVLENPLQVHRIEVEIEDVNDNPPQFSKEEFLFEIPEQVPTDTRFPLETAQDSDRGENAIQNYTLSLNDHFMLDVQSHSDGTKHAELVLQKQLDREENAQLFLILSAVDGGTPKRTGTAQIIVKVLDTNDNFPQFGDSLYKVKLEENTPRGTLVTKVEATDRDFGSYGDITYSFNQVSDTVLRSFKLNKHTGELTVAGTIDYEEDINHAINIKATDGGGLSAYCKVNVEVEDRNDNAPEVTLTSLTSPLPEDSPPDTVVALFRITDQDSGDNGRTACTTEANLPFLLKKSVKNYYQLVTQQPLDREKASEYNITITATDRGSPRLTSTRIINVQISDVNDNAPVFEKSTYEMQLQENNIPGLLIGFVQAKDLDAEQNSKVIYSLLSGKVNDQPVSSYVSINSETGNLYAIRSLDYEQVKDFQVTVRAVDSGSPPLSSKVVVRVVVMDENDNAPFILYPLQNGTSPSNDLVPRGAEAGYLVTKVVAVDRDSGQNSWLSYELLKATEPGLFNVGAQNGEVKTMRLINKRDSLKQKLIIGVRDNGSPPQSTSATLSILLVDGFSDPYMKIVDIPKDEVVEEGDRNLTMYLVICLAVISFIFLVSVLVFIAIKIQKRRKFIETSTLNFPVGPNFPENCGDVDAGSLSRAYNYEVCLAGGSLNSEFRFLRPLFPVFSVEPARSQEVQRISSDSQEVSSHAAEGQLMSEARGAVSEDSAARSGGPGCAGNQAITANANIGQNDWLSYQ, from the coding sequence ATGGAAATGCATCACTACAAGCAAGGTTGGTCTTTTTTCCTGTATCTCTGCATGTGGGGGATAGTATGTGAGTCTTTCCACTATTCAGTGCCAGAGGAAAAGAAAAGTGGGTCTTTGGTGGCAAATGTGCTAAAGGATTTTAAAGTGGATGTGAAGGAGCTGGTCGTTCGTAGAGCCCAGTTGGTTTCTGAAGGCACCAAGCAATATTTCCAGCTGGATCCTCACTCTGGGAACGTGATATTACAGGACAGAATAGACCGTGAAGCTCTGTGCGGTCAGAAGGACCCTTGTGTCTTACTCTCAGAGATTGTGCTAGAAAACCCATTGCAAGTGCACAGAATTGAGGTTGAAATAGAGGATGTGAATGACAATCCCCCACAATTCTCTAAAGAGGAATTCCTTTTTGAAATACCTGAGCAGGTACCAACGGATACCAGATTCCCATTAGAAACAGCTCAGGATTCAGACAGAGGAGAAAATGCTATTCAGAATTATACCCTTAGTCTTAATGACCATTTTATGTTGGATGTGCAGAGTCACAGTGATGGTACCAAACATGCAGAGTTGGTATTGCAAAAGCAATTAGACCGTGAAGAGAATGCACAGCTCTTCCTCATTCTGTCGGCTGTTGATGGAGGGACCCCAAAGAGAACAGGCACAGCACAAATTATAGTTAAAGTTCTGGACACTAATGAtaatttccctcagtttggcGATTCCCTGTACAAGGTGAAACTGGAGGAAAACACCCCGAGAGGTACACTTGTAACTAAAGTGGAAGCAACTGACAGGGATTTCGGTTCCTATGGGGATATCACTTACTCTTTCAACCAGGTCTCAGATACTGTGCTCAGATCATTCAAATTAAACAAACATACCGGAGAACTTACTGTTGCTGGAACAATTGATTATGAAGAGGATATAAATCATGCAATAAATATCAAAGCCACGGATGGAGGGGGGCTCTCCGCTTACTGCAAAGTCAATGTGGAGGTTGAGGACAGGAATGACAATGCCCCTGAGGtgaccctaacctccctcaccAGCCCCTTACCAGAAGATTCTCCCCCGGATACAGTTGTGGCCCTCTTCCGTATCACTGACCAAGactctggagacaatggcagaACTGCCTGCACTACGGAGGCAAACTTGCCCTTTCTGTTGAAAAAGTCTGTGAAAAATTATTACCAGTTGGTGACCCAGCAGCCCCTAGACAGAGAAAAAGCTTCTGAGTACAACATCACCATCACAGCCACAGACCGGGGCTCTCCCAGGCTCACTTCAACAAGAATAATTAATGTTCAGATCTCAGATGTCAATGACAACGCTCCAGTATTTGAGAAGTCAACATATGAAATGCAATTACAAGAAAACAATATTCCAGGTCTGCTGATCGGTTTCGTCCAAGCCAAGGACCTGGATGCAGAGCAGAATTCCAAAGTGATATATTCCCTTTTGTCTGGGAAGGTCAATGATCAACCTGTGTCCTCTTATGTCTCCATCAACTCTGAAACTGGGAACCTGTATGCCATCCGATCTCTGGACTATGAGCAGGTGAAAGATTTCCAGGTGACTGTGAGGGCTGTGGACAGCGGTTCTCCTCCCCTGAGTTCCAAAGTTGTGGTCCGAGTTGTTGTCATGGATGAAAATGATAATGCCCCATTCATCCTGTACCCTCTTCAGAATGGCACTTCCCCATCCAATGACCTGGTTCCCAGGGGGGCTGAGGCTGGCTACCTGGTCACCAAGGTGGTGGCCGTGGACAGAGATTCCGGTCAGAACTCTTGGCTTTCCTATGAGCTCCTGAAGGCCACAGAACCGGGGCTGTTCAATGTGGGGGCCCAGAACGGAGAAGTGAAAACCATGAGACTAATTAACAAACGAGACAGCTTGAAACAGAAACTTATCATTGGAGTCAGAGACAACGGGAGCCCTCCCCAGTCCACCTCTGCAACGCTAAGCATTCTGCTAGTGGATGGCTTCTCTGACCCTTATATGAAAATTGTGGATATCCCAAAGGATGAAGTGGTGGAGGAGGGAGACCGTAACCTGACTATGTATCTGGTCATATGCTTGGCTGTCATCTCCTTCATTTTTCTGGTTTCTGTGTTGGTGTTCATTGCCATCAAGATTCAGAAAAGGAGGAAGTTCATAGAGACCTCCACCTTGAACTTCCCAGTGGGACCGAATTTCCCAGAGAACTGTGGAGATGTTGATGCTGGATCCCTTTCCCGGGCGTACAACTATGAGGTGTGCTTAGCTGGTGGTTCTCTGAACAGTGAGTTCAGGTTTCTCAGGCCTCTCTTTCCTGTGTTTTCGGTGGAGCCCGCTCGATCCCAGGAGGTTCAAAGGATTTCATCAGATTCCCAAGAAGTTTCTAGTCATGCAGCAGAAGGGCAACTCATGAGCGAG